In Vicinamibacteria bacterium, a single window of DNA contains:
- a CDS encoding trimethylamine methyltransferase family protein, translated as MRAGLAILDEALVERIVDEALSVLEKTGVLVEQQEAFDRLVACGFVGNADSRRITFPRKTVLDAIDSAPSSLTLHDRDGNPYATLEGDRVHFVPASSALRILDRKTEEVREGSSKDFVEYVKIADGLKHIAYLSTAFIPRDVPQDIADAWRLYMVLAFSK; from the coding sequence GTGAGGGCCGGTCTCGCGATTCTCGACGAGGCTCTGGTCGAGCGGATCGTCGACGAGGCGCTATCGGTTCTCGAGAAGACCGGAGTTCTGGTCGAGCAGCAAGAGGCTTTCGACCGCCTCGTCGCCTGCGGATTCGTGGGAAACGCCGACAGCCGCCGGATCACGTTTCCGCGCAAGACGGTGCTCGATGCGATCGATTCCGCTCCCTCGTCTCTGACGCTTCACGACCGCGACGGCAATCCCTACGCCACCCTCGAAGGCGACCGGGTGCACTTCGTGCCGGCTTCCTCCGCACTCCGTATTCTCGATCGAAAGACGGAGGAGGTGCGGGAAGGAAGCTCGAAGGACTTCGTCGAGTACGTCAAGATCGCCGACGGTCTGAAGCACATCGCGTATTTGTCGACCGCCTTCATTCCCCGGGACGTGCCTCAGGACATTGCCGATGCCTGGCGGCTCTACATGGTGCTCGCCTTCTCGAAGC
- a CDS encoding NAD(P)/FAD-dependent oxidoreductase, with protein MTRAIVIGSGVNGLTAASYLVKGGLDVLVLEKQNRVGGLAATHEFAPGRRATVGPDNVGLLLPQVAKDLGIRVQPLDPVVANASGLVLFADPAKSAEQIKALSRKDAEAYPRFEALVEKLCDFLRPLLSKPAPEPRIESGSDLVELLKLGWGFRQLGTRAMHELLRIAPMSLADFLDEWFENDRLKATLGAAAVEGVCLGPRSAGTAALFLYQRLGRPGVAADLSEQLLAACGAKVRTDAAVARILVEGGRARGVALESGEEIPADLVLSGLAARTTFEKLVHPSELPASFVAEVGAIRYRGVTAKLNLALSEPVRFPCGDARLVVVGESLDDFERAYDASKYGQLSKRPWLRCFASNQSLSVTAQYVPFASSDRSEVEARILERLEEAAPGLKTSIVAKDLWMPSDYEERLGLPEGNWHQGEMALDQMFLMRPVPGWSRYESPIEGLYLCGAATHPGGGITGACGYNAAKRVLKR; from the coding sequence GTGACCCGGGCGATCGTAATCGGCTCCGGGGTCAATGGGCTGACGGCGGCCTCGTATCTCGTCAAAGGGGGGCTCGACGTACTCGTTCTCGAGAAACAGAACCGGGTCGGAGGCTTGGCGGCCACTCACGAGTTCGCGCCGGGTCGTCGGGCGACGGTCGGACCCGACAACGTCGGCTTGCTGTTACCGCAGGTGGCGAAAGACCTCGGGATTCGCGTCCAGCCGTTGGACCCCGTCGTGGCCAACGCCTCGGGGCTCGTTCTCTTCGCGGATCCGGCGAAGAGCGCCGAGCAGATCAAAGCTCTTTCGCGGAAAGACGCCGAGGCCTATCCTCGATTCGAGGCGCTGGTCGAAAAGCTCTGCGACTTTCTGAGACCTTTGCTCTCCAAACCTGCGCCCGAACCGCGCATCGAGTCGGGCTCGGACCTCGTCGAGCTTCTCAAGCTCGGCTGGGGCTTTCGCCAGCTCGGCACGCGCGCGATGCATGAACTGTTGCGCATCGCTCCCATGTCCCTCGCCGACTTCCTCGACGAGTGGTTCGAGAACGACCGGCTCAAAGCTACGTTGGGCGCTGCTGCCGTCGAGGGCGTGTGCCTCGGACCGCGCTCGGCGGGGACCGCGGCTCTCTTTCTCTACCAGAGACTTGGCCGACCGGGGGTCGCGGCCGATCTGTCCGAACAGCTCCTCGCCGCCTGCGGTGCGAAGGTTCGTACCGATGCGGCCGTCGCCCGCATCCTGGTCGAAGGCGGAAGGGCTCGAGGTGTCGCGCTCGAAAGCGGGGAAGAGATTCCGGCGGACCTGGTTCTCTCGGGCCTTGCGGCGAGGACGACGTTCGAGAAGCTCGTGCACCCGAGCGAGCTTCCTGCGAGCTTCGTCGCCGAAGTCGGGGCGATACGCTACCGCGGCGTCACCGCCAAGCTGAACCTCGCGCTTTCGGAACCCGTGCGATTCCCCTGCGGTGACGCCCGCCTGGTGGTGGTAGGAGAGAGCCTCGACGACTTCGAGCGAGCCTACGATGCGTCCAAATACGGCCAGCTCTCGAAACGACCGTGGCTCCGATGTTTCGCGTCGAATCAGAGTTTGAGTGTAACCGCGCAGTACGTTCCGTTCGCCTCGAGCGACCGAAGCGAGGTCGAGGCACGAATTCTGGAAAGGCTCGAGGAGGCGGCACCCGGATTGAAGACGAGCATCGTGGCCAAAGATCTCTGGATGCCTTCTGACTACGAGGAGAGGCTCGGCCTTCCCGAGGGAAACTGGCACCAGGGCGAGATGGCGCTCGATCAGATGTTCCTCATGCGCCCCGTGCCCGGCTGGTCCCGCTACGAGTCCCCGATCGAAGGCCTGTATCTTTGCGGAGCCGCCACCCATCCTGGCGGTGGCATCACCGGGGCGTGCGGGTACAACGCCGCAAAGCGCGTTTTGAAGCGCTGA
- a CDS encoding NAD(P)/FAD-dependent oxidoreductase, whose protein sequence is MATTKYDAVVLGAGHNGLVNAAYLARAGKKVLVLEKRDVIGGATVTEEIVPGFKFSVFSYVVSLLRPEIIEELELPKHGLQLLALDGTFTPLPDGRYLARWHDAEKTRQEIAKFSRKDGDAYSRFGLHMHHMARAVRDLLMMRPPEPSSMRPSDLAGLNRLAQHFRGLGNRRLYDLVRLMTASAADYLDRWFECDPLKATMSASGIIGTFLSPRSPGSAYVLLHHYMGEIDGVSRSWGFARGGMGAVSGSLASAARSLGAEIRTEAGVAKIVSKNGRATGVVLESGEEIEASQIASSLDPKRTFLNLIDESALPSDFVADVRRFKIRGSSGKVNLALSELPDFTCLPGDGPHLRGSISISPSMEYIERAYDEAKYGTFSSHPYLDILIPSTIDPSMAPPGKHVMSIFVQYAPYHIKGATWEEKREAFGDAVVDTLSEYAPNLRRSIIGRQVVSPWDMERTIGLTEGNIFHGELTLDQLFFLRPVAGWAQFKTPLQGLYLAGSGAHPGGGVMGAPGKLAAIEMLKAAS, encoded by the coding sequence ATGGCAACCACCAAGTATGACGCCGTGGTGCTCGGGGCGGGGCACAACGGGCTGGTGAACGCTGCCTACCTCGCCCGAGCGGGCAAGAAAGTCCTGGTACTCGAAAAGCGCGACGTCATCGGGGGTGCGACGGTTACGGAAGAGATCGTTCCCGGATTCAAATTCTCCGTCTTCTCGTATGTCGTGAGCCTGTTGAGACCCGAGATCATCGAGGAGCTCGAGCTTCCAAAACACGGCCTCCAGCTCCTCGCCCTCGACGGCACGTTCACGCCGCTTCCCGACGGACGCTACCTCGCCCGCTGGCACGATGCCGAAAAGACTCGCCAGGAGATTGCGAAGTTCTCGAGAAAAGACGGGGATGCCTACTCCCGGTTCGGCCTTCACATGCACCACATGGCTCGGGCCGTCCGGGACCTGCTCATGATGCGCCCGCCCGAGCCGAGCTCGATGAGGCCGTCGGACCTGGCGGGCCTCAACCGACTCGCGCAACACTTCCGCGGCCTCGGGAACCGGCGCCTTTACGATCTCGTGCGACTGATGACCGCAAGCGCCGCGGATTACCTCGACCGCTGGTTCGAGTGCGATCCGTTGAAGGCCACGATGTCGGCAAGCGGCATCATCGGAACGTTTCTCTCGCCGCGCTCTCCCGGGTCGGCCTACGTTCTGCTACATCATTATATGGGCGAGATCGACGGCGTCTCGCGCTCCTGGGGTTTCGCTCGCGGGGGGATGGGTGCCGTCTCCGGCTCGCTCGCCTCGGCAGCGCGAAGCCTGGGTGCGGAGATCCGAACCGAGGCGGGGGTCGCGAAGATCGTTTCGAAGAACGGCCGGGCAACCGGCGTCGTCCTCGAGTCGGGTGAGGAGATCGAAGCGAGTCAGATCGCCTCGAGCCTCGACCCCAAGCGGACGTTCCTGAACCTCATCGACGAGAGTGCCCTTCCGTCGGACTTCGTTGCCGACGTGCGCCGGTTCAAGATCCGTGGCTCCTCGGGCAAGGTGAACCTCGCCTTGAGCGAGCTTCCCGACTTCACCTGTCTTCCCGGAGATGGCCCGCACCTTCGGGGCTCGATCTCGATAAGCCCGAGCATGGAATATATCGAGCGCGCCTACGACGAGGCGAAGTACGGGACGTTCTCGAGCCATCCCTACCTGGATATCTTGATCCCATCAACCATCGATCCATCGATGGCCCCTCCGGGAAAGCACGTCATGTCCATCTTCGTTCAGTACGCGCCCTACCACATCAAAGGGGCAACCTGGGAGGAAAAGCGCGAGGCCTTCGGCGACGCCGTGGTCGATACCCTCTCGGAGTACGCGCCCAACCTGAGACGCTCCATTATCGGCCGCCAGGTGGTCTCGCCCTGGGACATGGAACGCACGATCGGGCTCACCGAAGGGAACATCTTTCACGGTGAGCTCACGCTCGATCAGCTCTTCTTCCTCAGACCGGTCGCCGGCTGGGCCCAGTTCAAGACCCCGCTTCAGGGCCTTTACCTCGCGGGCTCGGGCGCCCACCCGGGAGGAGGGGTGATGGGCGCTCCCGGCAAGCTCGCCGCCATCGAGATGCTGAAGGCTGCCTCGTGA
- a CDS encoding ArgE/DapE family deacylase, with amino-acid sequence MIEELRRALGAYREEMAHFIGELISIPTENPPGRFYERCLLRIADQLEALEFPSQVEPVPDGGLEAENRRFWLRSDWGQGDRAVYFHGHVDVVPAFDPSQFVPQVSEETIFGRGSTDMKGGLVSMIYAMKALASCGIELAGRIALRIVPDEETGGERGSRAVSRAGRLFDEDAVAMLTAEPTGGVVWNASRGAITCRVHTTGRTAHVGHAYRGVNAFEKAVAVADALRVLKNDVASHRTEYSIEPDAARHSILMMGGEVKGGANFNVVPERFSFTVDRRVNPEEDHEREKRRLLGVIEANGGTVELIQEARAAAVSSTHPAAEALGRAIEEVRGETAPFELCPGLLEIRFYAEKGVPAFAYGPGLLSVAHGPNEFVKRRDIEECALIYALFAARLLTR; translated from the coding sequence GTGATTGAGGAGCTCCGGCGGGCCCTCGGGGCCTATCGAGAAGAGATGGCGCACTTCATCGGAGAGCTCATCTCTATCCCCACCGAGAACCCTCCCGGTCGTTTCTACGAGCGCTGTCTTCTGCGGATCGCGGACCAGCTCGAAGCGCTCGAATTCCCTTCGCAGGTCGAGCCCGTCCCCGACGGGGGCCTCGAGGCCGAGAATCGACGCTTTTGGCTTCGCTCGGATTGGGGACAGGGAGACCGGGCCGTCTATTTCCACGGCCATGTGGATGTCGTTCCCGCCTTCGATCCCTCGCAATTCGTGCCGCAGGTGAGCGAGGAGACGATTTTCGGTCGTGGATCGACCGACATGAAAGGCGGCCTCGTTTCGATGATTTATGCGATGAAGGCGCTGGCATCATGCGGTATCGAGCTTGCCGGCCGGATCGCGCTCCGCATCGTTCCCGACGAGGAGACCGGCGGAGAGCGGGGCTCACGGGCGGTGAGTCGAGCGGGTCGATTGTTCGATGAGGATGCCGTCGCGATGCTCACCGCCGAGCCTACCGGAGGCGTCGTCTGGAACGCGAGCCGAGGCGCCATCACCTGCCGGGTTCACACGACCGGTCGCACGGCCCACGTGGGACACGCCTATCGAGGCGTGAACGCCTTCGAGAAGGCCGTCGCCGTCGCCGACGCGCTTCGGGTCTTGAAGAACGACGTGGCATCGCACCGAACGGAATACTCGATAGAGCCCGACGCGGCGCGCCACTCCATCTTGATGATGGGAGGAGAAGTGAAGGGGGGCGCGAACTTCAACGTGGTGCCGGAACGGTTCTCGTTCACCGTCGACCGGCGCGTAAACCCCGAAGAGGATCATGAACGGGAGAAGCGCCGCCTGCTCGGGGTGATCGAAGCGAACGGGGGAACGGTCGAGCTGATCCAGGAAGCACGCGCCGCGGCGGTGTCGAGTACCCACCCCGCAGCCGAAGCGCTCGGGAGGGCCATCGAAGAGGTGCGTGGCGAGACGGCGCCGTTCGAGCTCTGTCCCGGGCTCCTCGAGATTCGCTTCTACGCCGAGAAGGGCGTCCCTGCTTTCGCCTATGGTCCCGGCCTTCTCTCGGTGGCCCACGGACCCAACGAGTTCGTGAAGCGCCGCGATATCGAGGAGTGCGCCCTCATCTACGCGCTTTTCGCCGCGCGGCTCCTCACCCGATGA
- a CDS encoding aminomethyltransferase family protein encodes MAIGTPFHSRTAPLCTSLRWKQWSGYFVAVVYDDFHDPEYHAIRSGAGLIDVSPLFKYDIRGPDAERLVDRVITRDATKCQVGQVLYAAWCDDEGKILQDGCFQRLDKDFFRATAAEQALSWFTLNAEGMNVSIEDVSESYGALALQGPRSREILQSISTEDLTKLRFFRLARTELRGVPVVVSRTGYTGDLGYEIWVEAERAESIWDALMDAGEGLGIEPAGMGALDRTRVEAGFPLIDVDFWNAEKTFIESQKSTPYEINMGWAVNFNKGPFVGKRALAEANARGMERFFVGLEVPFKEIERLYALEGLAPQLSNEASRLGVPVYADGRQVGKATTTCWSTLLKKYIALATVDKGHEKPETPLQVEFTVEYVRRRASAKVTGLPFFDPERKRSVP; translated from the coding sequence ATGGCGATCGGGACTCCCTTCCATTCACGAACGGCGCCGCTTTGCACGAGCCTCAGGTGGAAGCAGTGGTCCGGCTACTTCGTCGCCGTAGTCTACGACGACTTCCACGACCCGGAGTACCACGCGATTCGAAGTGGGGCCGGTCTCATCGACGTCTCCCCTCTGTTCAAGTACGACATCCGCGGACCCGATGCGGAGCGGCTCGTCGACCGGGTCATCACCCGCGATGCAACCAAGTGCCAGGTCGGCCAGGTTCTCTATGCCGCGTGGTGCGACGACGAAGGGAAGATCCTTCAAGACGGCTGCTTCCAGAGGCTCGATAAGGACTTTTTCCGGGCGACCGCGGCGGAGCAGGCGCTTTCCTGGTTCACCCTCAATGCCGAGGGCATGAACGTGTCGATCGAGGACGTCTCCGAGAGCTACGGGGCACTCGCGCTTCAGGGCCCACGTTCGCGGGAGATCCTCCAATCCATCTCGACCGAGGACCTCACGAAGCTTCGCTTCTTCCGCCTCGCCCGCACCGAGCTTCGAGGCGTCCCCGTGGTCGTGAGCCGCACCGGCTACACGGGAGATCTGGGCTACGAGATCTGGGTGGAGGCCGAGAGGGCCGAGAGCATCTGGGACGCGCTCATGGACGCCGGAGAGGGGCTCGGTATCGAGCCCGCGGGCATGGGCGCGCTCGACCGAACCCGAGTCGAAGCCGGCTTTCCACTGATCGACGTCGACTTCTGGAATGCGGAAAAGACGTTCATCGAGAGCCAGAAGTCCACGCCCTACGAGATCAACATGGGCTGGGCGGTGAACTTCAATAAAGGACCCTTCGTCGGGAAGCGAGCCCTCGCCGAGGCCAACGCGCGGGGAATGGAGCGTTTCTTCGTCGGTCTCGAAGTCCCGTTCAAGGAGATCGAACGGCTGTATGCGCTCGAGGGCCTCGCTCCTCAGCTATCGAACGAGGCCTCGCGCCTGGGCGTTCCGGTCTACGCGGACGGACGGCAGGTGGGAAAGGCCACGACCACCTGCTGGTCCACTCTTCTCAAGAAGTACATCGCTCTGGCCACCGTCGATAAGGGTCACGAGAAGCCGGAAACGCCGCTCCAGGTCGAGTTCACCGTGGAATATGTGAGACGTCGAGCAAGTGCCAAGGTCACGGGGCTTCCCTTCTTCGACCCCGAGAGAAAACGGAGCGTACCGTGA
- a CDS encoding DNA-3-methyladenine glycosylase, producing MNRRLGRRFYRRDPVTLARALLGQVLVRRTDDGARLSGRIVEVEAYLGAPDRAAHSYGGRRTPRNESMWLDGGHAYVYFVYGMHWCLNIVAEREGVPTACLIRGLEPLEGLDEMRPRRGGRQDSELCSGPAKLTQALAIDRAFDGTDLVTSDELYLVRGNVVSPRRIERSPRIGVAYAGEWAAKPLRFVIRPS from the coding sequence ATGAATCGGCGCCTGGGCCGGCGCTTCTACCGGCGCGATCCGGTCACCCTGGCGCGGGCGCTTCTCGGTCAGGTTCTCGTCCGCCGCACCGATGACGGCGCACGGTTGAGCGGGCGCATCGTCGAGGTCGAGGCCTACCTCGGAGCCCCCGACCGGGCGGCCCACAGCTACGGGGGCCGGCGAACGCCCCGCAACGAATCGATGTGGCTCGACGGGGGCCATGCGTATGTTTACTTCGTCTACGGCATGCACTGGTGCCTCAACATCGTAGCAGAGCGAGAGGGGGTTCCCACGGCCTGCCTCATACGTGGCCTCGAGCCTCTCGAGGGCCTCGACGAGATGAGGCCCCGGCGAGGTGGTCGACAGGATTCCGAGCTCTGCTCCGGCCCGGCCAAGCTGACGCAGGCGTTGGCCATCGACCGCGCTTTCGATGGTACCGATCTGGTCACGAGCGACGAGCTCTACCTCGTGCGAGGAAATGTCGTTTCGCCCCGCCGGATCGAGAGGTCACCCCGAATCGGAGTCGCCTACGCGGGTGAGTGGGCGGCCAAGCCGCTGCGCTTCGTCATTCGCCCGAGCTGA